One segment of Aquimarina sp. BL5 DNA contains the following:
- a CDS encoding DUF1573 domain-containing protein, whose product MRNVMMILFIGFLGIALNAQEAKAKIEFKSEVIDYGEITKGSDGIRQFEFTNTGNAPLIISRVYSSCGCTIPKKPEDPIEPGATGVIEVKYDTKRVGPIRKTITVYSNAEESTKAIKIKGTVLDDTKSVLEKKN is encoded by the coding sequence ATGAGAAATGTAATGATGATTTTATTTATTGGTTTTCTGGGGATTGCCCTAAACGCTCAGGAAGCTAAAGCAAAAATCGAATTTAAATCAGAAGTGATCGATTATGGGGAAATTACCAAGGGTAGTGATGGTATTCGCCAGTTTGAGTTCACAAATACAGGAAATGCTCCATTGATCATTTCCAGAGTATATTCTAGTTGTGGATGTACCATCCCTAAAAAACCTGAAGATCCAATTGAACCTGGAGCAACAGGGGTTATAGAAGTAAAATACGACACAAAAAGAGTTGGACCAATTCGTAAAACTATTACTGTGTATTCTAACGCTGAGGAATCTACCAAAGCTATTAAGATAAAAGGAACTGTACTTGACGACACGAAAAGTGTTTTAGAAAAAAAGAACTAG
- a CDS encoding valine--tRNA ligase encodes MALEGKYDAKSIEDKWYNYWMENNYFHSEVDEREAYTIVIPPPNVTGVLHMGHMLNNTIQDVLIRRARLKGYNACWVPGTDHASIATEAKVVAKLKEEGIDKNDLTREGFLEHAWEWTHKHGGIILEQLKKLGASCDWERTAFTMDDNLSESVIKVFVDLYNKGLIYRGYRMVNWDPEAKTTLSDEEVIYEEKQGNLYYLKYKIEGSEDTLTIATTRPETIMGDTAICINPNDERFTHLKGKRAIVPIANRAIPIIEDEYVDMEFGTGCLKVTPAHDQNDKILGDKHKLEVIDIFNDDATLNSFGLHYEGKDRFVVRKEILKELESLSVLEKTETHLNKVGTSERTKAVIEPKLSDQWFLKMEDLAKPALDAVIEKDVHLVPEKFINTYRHWMENVRDWNISRQLWWGHQIPAYFYGDGKEDFVVAESKEEALVLAKEKTGNTSLTDTDLTQDPDALDTWFSSWLWPMSVFNGVLEPDNKEINYYYPTNDLVTAPEILFFWVARMIIAGYEYRKEKPFTNVYLTGIVRDKQRRKMSKSLGNSPDPLDLIDKYGADAIRVGMLLSSPAGNDLMFDEDLCDQGRKSFVNKIHSSYNLISGWEVDASIEQPEASKVAIAWYQSKFQKTLIELEDAYAKYRISDALMITYKLVRDDFSGWLLEMIKPAYQSPIDGKTYNEVIEILEDTLKIVHPFVPFISEEIWQDITKRTPEEALIISSWPKMTSVDESLIKEFEIAGDVISGIRTIRKEKNISFKETIELSVLNNENAPVTFDSVVAKLGNISSLNYVKDKVDGALSFRVKSNEYFIPISGAINVEDEIKKLTEELTYTEGFLKSVQKKLQNERFVNNAPEQVIANERKKEADAEAKIATLKSSLSSLG; translated from the coding sequence ATGGCTTTAGAAGGAAAGTATGATGCAAAATCAATAGAAGATAAGTGGTATAACTACTGGATGGAGAACAATTATTTCCATTCCGAGGTTGATGAAAGAGAGGCATATACTATTGTCATTCCTCCGCCAAATGTAACAGGTGTATTGCATATGGGGCATATGCTTAATAATACAATACAGGATGTATTGATTAGAAGAGCTCGTCTTAAGGGGTATAATGCTTGCTGGGTGCCAGGTACTGATCATGCCTCTATTGCAACAGAGGCTAAAGTGGTAGCAAAGTTAAAAGAAGAAGGAATCGATAAAAATGACCTTACTAGAGAGGGATTTTTAGAGCATGCCTGGGAATGGACTCATAAGCATGGAGGAATTATCCTAGAACAGCTTAAAAAACTAGGTGCTTCTTGTGATTGGGAGCGTACTGCGTTTACAATGGATGACAATTTGTCTGAGTCTGTGATTAAAGTTTTTGTTGATTTATACAACAAAGGCCTTATTTATAGAGGTTATAGAATGGTAAATTGGGATCCTGAAGCAAAGACTACTTTGTCTGATGAAGAAGTTATTTATGAAGAAAAACAAGGAAATCTTTATTATTTAAAGTATAAGATAGAAGGAAGTGAAGATACATTAACAATTGCTACAACACGTCCGGAAACAATCATGGGAGATACTGCAATCTGTATTAATCCAAACGATGAAAGATTTACACATCTTAAAGGGAAAAGAGCAATTGTACCTATCGCTAATAGAGCAATTCCAATAATTGAAGATGAATATGTGGATATGGAGTTTGGTACTGGATGTCTTAAGGTAACACCTGCTCACGATCAAAATGATAAAATTTTAGGAGATAAACACAAATTAGAGGTGATAGATATCTTTAATGATGATGCTACGCTAAATTCTTTTGGATTGCATTATGAAGGGAAGGATCGATTTGTGGTAAGAAAAGAGATTCTAAAAGAATTAGAAAGTCTAAGTGTTCTGGAAAAAACGGAAACGCATCTTAATAAAGTTGGAACAAGTGAGCGTACTAAAGCTGTAATAGAACCTAAATTGAGTGATCAGTGGTTTTTAAAAATGGAAGACTTGGCGAAACCTGCTTTGGATGCGGTTATAGAAAAAGATGTGCATCTAGTTCCAGAGAAATTTATCAATACATATCGTCATTGGATGGAGAATGTGCGAGATTGGAATATCTCTCGTCAATTATGGTGGGGGCATCAAATTCCGGCATATTTCTATGGTGATGGTAAAGAGGATTTTGTAGTTGCGGAGAGTAAAGAAGAAGCATTAGTTTTAGCAAAAGAAAAAACCGGAAATACTTCTTTGACTGATACTGATTTAACCCAGGATCCTGATGCCTTAGATACCTGGTTTTCATCTTGGCTATGGCCAATGAGCGTATTCAATGGTGTATTAGAACCGGACAACAAAGAAATCAACTATTACTATCCAACCAATGATCTAGTAACGGCGCCAGAAATTTTATTCTTTTGGGTGGCAAGAATGATTATTGCTGGATATGAATATAGAAAAGAGAAACCTTTTACCAATGTGTATCTTACAGGTATTGTAAGAGATAAGCAAAGACGAAAAATGTCTAAGTCTTTAGGAAATTCTCCTGATCCATTAGATTTAATTGATAAATATGGAGCAGATGCCATTAGGGTAGGGATGTTATTAAGTTCACCGGCTGGAAATGATTTGATGTTTGACGAGGATTTATGTGATCAAGGAAGAAAGTCTTTTGTAAATAAAATACACAGCTCTTATAATTTGATTAGTGGATGGGAAGTAGATGCTTCCATCGAGCAGCCAGAAGCTTCTAAAGTAGCAATCGCCTGGTATCAATCTAAGTTTCAGAAGACTTTGATAGAATTAGAAGATGCTTATGCTAAATATCGAATTAGTGATGCGCTAATGATTACGTATAAATTGGTTAGAGATGATTTTAGTGGTTGGTTACTAGAAATGATCAAACCTGCTTATCAAAGCCCAATTGACGGAAAAACTTATAATGAAGTAATAGAGATATTAGAAGATACCTTGAAAATTGTACATCCTTTTGTCCCTTTTATATCAGAAGAGATTTGGCAAGATATTACTAAGAGAACACCCGAAGAGGCGTTAATCATATCAAGTTGGCCGAAGATGACTTCTGTTGATGAAAGTTTAATAAAAGAATTCGAGATTGCTGGGGATGTGATTTCCGGAATTAGAACGATTCGTAAAGAAAAGAATATATCGTTTAAGGAAACAATTGAATTATCAGTATTGAATAACGAAAATGCTCCTGTCACTTTTGATTCTGTAGTGGCCAAACTGGGTAATATTTCATCTTTAAATTATGTAAAAGATAAGGTTGATGGAGCGCTTTCTTTTAGAGTAAAATCTAATGAATATTTCATACCTATATCTGGGGCTATTAATGTAGAGGATGAAATTAAAAAGCTGACAGAGGAGCTAACATACACTGAAGGGTTTTTGAAATCCGTTCAGAAAAAACTCCAA